A single Equus quagga isolate Etosha38 chromosome 8, UCLA_HA_Equagga_1.0, whole genome shotgun sequence DNA region contains:
- the LOC124243394 gene encoding taste receptor type 2 member 143-like, translating into MPSSLTLIFMVIFLLESLAAMSQNGFIVVVLGREWVRCRTLPSGDMIVSCLAASRFCLHGMALLSNFMSLFNFCSQVSYLGALWEFINSLTFWLTAWLAAFYCVKISSFSHPIFFWLKWRLSRSVPRLLLGSLIISVVTGISSVSGNIILMQMIASLRSHGNHTLADRIRTFSWHFFLPQDVLAMSIPFLLFLVSTLLLMFSLRRHLRQMRAHRPGPHDPSTQAHTMALKSLTFFLVFYTSYFLSLIITVMKITTLQDQWHWAWEVVTYAGICLHSSILVLSSPKLRKALKMRLWKAPEKRWFIASININNQYQQTSP; encoded by the coding sequence ATGCCTTCCTCACTCACATTGATTTTCATGGTCATCTTTCTTCTAGAGTCCTTGGCTGCAATGTCGCAGAATGGCTTCATTGTTGTTGTGCTAGGCAGGGAATGGGTGCGATGCCGCACACTGCCCTCAGGTGACATGATTGTGTCCTGCCTGGCTGCCTCCCGGTTCTGCCTGCATGGGATGGCTCTCCTAAGCAACTTTATGTcgttatttaatttttgttcccAAGTTTCCTATTTGGGCGCTCTTTGGGAGTTTATCAACAGTCTCACTTTCTGGCTTACTGCCTGGCTTGCTGCCTTCTACTGTGTGAAGATCTCATCCTTCTCTCATCCCATCTTCTTCTGGCTGAAGTGGAGACTTTCTCGGTCAGTGCCCAGGCTGCTGCTGGGCTCCCTGATCATATCTGTTGTGACAGGCATCTCATCAGTCAGTGGGAATATAATTCTTATGCAGATGATTGCCTCCCTGAGGTCCCATGGAAACCACACTCTGGCTGATAGAATAAGGACCTTCTCTTGGCACTTTTTTCTACCTCAAGATGTGCTTGCAATGTCAATTCCCTTCCTCCTGTTCCTGGTGTCCACTCTCTTGCTCATGTTCTCACTGCGCCGGCACTTGCGGCAGATGAGGGCCCATAGACCCGGCCCACATGATCCCAGCACCCAGGCTCACACCATGGCCCTTAAGTCACTTACCTTCTTCCTCGTGTTCTACACATCATATTTCCTGTCCCTGATTATTACTGTTATGAAAATCACAACTCTGCAGGATCAGTGGCACTGGGCCTGGGAAGTGGTGACCTATGCAGGCATCTGTCTGCACTCCAGCATTCTTGTGCTAAGCAGCCCCAAGCTGAGAAAGGCCCTGAAGATGAGACTTTGGAAAGCCCCGGAGAAAAGGTGGTTCATCGCAAGTATCAATATCAATAATCAGTATCAACAGACAAGCCCTTAA